In Mycobacterium gallinarum, a single window of DNA contains:
- the zapE gene encoding cell division protein ZapE: MQGSSDVGHLVDRHPKVTPERLVAQLTPPPTFADVSFDTYLPDPAEPTQAAAVQVCQQFCAQAVERRAGKKKLFGRREVLPGVGIYLDGGFGVGKTHLLASSYYELPEPKAFATFGELTQLASVFGFVECIELLAEYVVVCIDEFELDDPGNTTLISRLLSQLVERGVSVAATSNTLPEQLGEGRFAAQDFLREINTLAAIFTTVRIDGPDYRHRDLPAAPEPLRDNEVAIRAARTPGATLDDFDALCAHLATMHPSRYLTLIEGVSEVFITGVHGIDDQNVALRLVSLTDRLYDAGIPVVASGAKMDAIFSEEMLAGGFRKKYLRATSRLLALTAAGQTGRTIT; the protein is encoded by the coding sequence ATGCAGGGGTCCAGCGATGTCGGTCATTTGGTCGACCGGCATCCGAAGGTCACGCCGGAACGTCTGGTCGCTCAGCTGACCCCGCCGCCGACGTTCGCCGACGTCAGCTTCGACACCTATCTCCCCGACCCTGCCGAGCCCACGCAGGCCGCGGCGGTCCAGGTCTGCCAACAGTTCTGCGCGCAGGCGGTCGAGCGGCGGGCGGGCAAGAAGAAGCTGTTCGGCAGGCGTGAGGTGCTGCCCGGCGTCGGCATTTATCTCGACGGCGGCTTCGGCGTCGGGAAAACCCACCTGTTGGCGTCGTCGTACTACGAGCTGCCTGAACCCAAGGCGTTCGCGACGTTCGGCGAGTTGACGCAATTGGCGAGCGTCTTCGGCTTCGTCGAATGCATCGAGCTGCTGGCCGAGTACGTCGTCGTGTGCATCGACGAATTCGAACTGGACGATCCGGGAAACACGACGCTGATCTCGCGACTGCTGTCGCAACTCGTCGAGCGCGGGGTATCGGTGGCGGCCACGTCGAACACGCTTCCCGAGCAACTGGGGGAGGGGCGATTCGCCGCTCAAGACTTTCTGCGCGAGATCAACACCCTCGCAGCGATTTTCACGACAGTGCGGATCGACGGACCCGACTACCGACACCGCGATCTGCCTGCCGCTCCGGAACCGTTGCGCGACAACGAGGTTGCGATTCGTGCGGCGCGCACACCGGGTGCGACGCTCGACGACTTCGACGCGCTGTGCGCTCACCTGGCCACCATGCACCCGTCGCGGTACCTGACGCTGATCGAAGGTGTTTCCGAGGTATTCATCACGGGCGTGCACGGGATCGACGACCAGAACGTCGCGTTGCGGCTGGTGTCGCTGACCGACCGGCTCTACGACGCGGGCATCCCCGTCGTCGCGTCCGGGGCGAAGATGGACGCCATCTTCAGCGAGGAGATGCTCGCGGGCGGTTTCCGCAAGAAGTATCTCCGCGCGACATCGCGGCTGCTTGCGCTGACGGCAGCGGGTCAGACGGGGCGAACCATCACGTAG
- a CDS encoding Clp protease N-terminal domain-containing protein yields MTEPSKITNPVRLDDLIDVIKKVHDEPLEQLTDAVLAAESLGEIADHLIGHFVDQARRSGASWTEIGKCMGVTKQAAQKRFVPKTPNDADALDPNAGFSRFTPRARNVIVEAQNKAHDARNTEINPDHLLLAMFVDPDALAVKLLAGQAVDATKVSAAVSLPPAADGELPALTPFDGAAKKVLELTFRQALRLGHNYVGTEHIVLALLEAEDADGPLHRLGVDRERFENDLTTALEPFTKS; encoded by the coding sequence ATGACCGAGCCTTCGAAAATCACCAACCCCGTCCGCCTCGACGACCTCATCGACGTCATCAAAAAGGTGCACGACGAACCGCTCGAGCAGCTCACCGACGCGGTACTGGCCGCGGAGTCCCTCGGCGAGATCGCCGACCACCTGATCGGCCACTTCGTCGACCAGGCGCGCCGGTCGGGGGCGTCCTGGACCGAGATCGGTAAGTGCATGGGTGTGACCAAGCAGGCCGCCCAGAAACGGTTCGTCCCCAAAACTCCCAACGACGCCGACGCGCTCGATCCCAATGCCGGCTTCAGCCGATTCACCCCGCGCGCACGCAACGTCATCGTCGAAGCCCAGAACAAGGCCCACGACGCGCGGAACACCGAGATCAACCCCGACCACCTGCTCTTGGCGATGTTCGTCGACCCCGACGCACTCGCGGTGAAGCTGCTCGCCGGCCAGGCCGTCGATGCCACCAAGGTCAGCGCGGCGGTGTCGCTGCCGCCGGCAGCCGACGGCGAGTTGCCCGCGCTGACGCCGTTCGACGGCGCGGCGAAAAAAGTGCTCGAATTGACGTTCAGGCAGGCACTTCGCCTGGGCCACAACTACGTCGGCACCGAGCACATCGTGCTCGCCCTGCTCGAGGCCGAGGACGCTGACGGCCCGCTGCACCGATTGGGCGTTGACCGGGAGCGCTTCGAAAACGACCTGACGACCGCCCTGGAGCCGTTCACCAAAAGCTGA
- the aftC gene encoding arabinofuranan 3-O-arabinosyltransferase, with translation MRDLVLAAFRPRTSPPGVATVLRSILWPLAILFIIHRSYVLATNGYITDDYGPVYRAVVNFKMGWDIYNEHFNHVDPHYLYPPGGTLIMAPFGYLPVDASRYWFITFNTIAIILAAYLLIRLFGFKFDSVALPALLAAMFISESVVNTLVFGNINGCILLLEVLFFRWLLDGQRNHEWLAGISIGLTLVVKPLLAPLLLIPLLNRQWRALIPAFLVPAVFNAVAWPLVKDPMSFVTRTAKYIFTTRDYFNSSIAGNGLYYGLPFWLIILLRLAFVVLAVLSLWLLYKYYRTRDPLFWMLTSSGVLLITSFLVLSLGQGYYSMMLFPFLMTVVLRNSVLRNWPAWLAIYGFMSSDRWLLGHWPTTGRFLEYMKFTYGWCLMLIVVFCVLYFRYLDAKSENRLDDGIDPVWMKDAAKEPTPVQSG, from the coding sequence GTGCGTGATCTTGTCTTGGCCGCCTTCCGGCCCCGCACCTCCCCGCCGGGTGTGGCCACGGTGTTGCGGTCGATCCTGTGGCCCTTGGCGATCCTGTTCATCATTCATCGCAGCTATGTCCTAGCCACCAACGGCTACATCACCGACGACTACGGACCGGTGTACCGCGCCGTCGTGAACTTCAAAATGGGCTGGGACATCTACAATGAGCACTTCAACCACGTCGACCCGCACTATCTCTACCCTCCCGGCGGCACGCTGATCATGGCGCCGTTCGGCTACCTCCCTGTCGACGCGTCGCGGTACTGGTTCATCACGTTCAACACGATCGCGATCATCCTCGCCGCGTACCTCTTGATTCGCCTTTTCGGATTCAAATTCGACTCGGTCGCACTGCCCGCTCTGCTCGCGGCGATGTTCATCAGCGAAAGCGTCGTCAACACACTGGTTTTCGGCAATATCAACGGCTGCATCCTGCTGCTCGAGGTGCTGTTCTTCCGCTGGCTACTGGACGGACAACGCAACCACGAGTGGCTGGCCGGAATCTCCATAGGTCTGACGCTGGTCGTCAAACCACTGCTGGCGCCGCTGCTGTTGATTCCGCTGCTGAACCGGCAGTGGCGGGCGTTGATCCCCGCCTTCTTGGTGCCGGCCGTGTTCAACGCGGTCGCCTGGCCGCTGGTCAAAGACCCGATGAGCTTCGTCACCCGCACCGCCAAATACATCTTCACGACGCGCGACTACTTCAACAGCTCGATCGCAGGCAACGGGCTCTACTACGGACTGCCTTTCTGGCTGATCATTCTGCTGCGTCTGGCCTTCGTCGTGCTGGCGGTGCTGTCGCTGTGGCTGCTCTACAAGTACTACCGCACCCGCGATCCGCTGTTCTGGATGTTGACCTCGTCCGGCGTACTGCTGATCACGTCGTTCCTGGTGTTGTCGCTGGGCCAGGGCTACTACTCGATGATGCTGTTCCCGTTCCTGATGACGGTCGTGCTGCGCAACTCGGTGTTGCGCAACTGGCCAGCGTGGCTGGCGATCTACGGCTTCATGAGCTCAGACCGATGGCTGCTCGGGCATTGGCCCACCACGGGTCGCTTCCTGGAGTACATGAAGTTCACCTACGGCTGGTGCCTGATGCTGATCGTGGTGTTCTGCGTGCTGTATTTCCGCTACCTGGACGCCAAGTCCGAGAACCGGCTGGATGACGGCATCGACCCGGTGTGGATGAAGGATGCGGCGAAAGAGCCGACTCCCGTGCAGAGCGGCTGA
- a CDS encoding RNA polymerase sigma factor has protein sequence MKVRPFEEVVAEHGATVLRVCRAVVGPSDAEDAWSETFLSALRAYPKLPDDANVEAWLVTIAHRRALDVGRARSRRPVPTDTLPDHPTPHADPEAGDPDLWAALRQLPTKQRQAVAYHHIAGLPYAEIAPLLDNSPEAARRAAADGIKALRKIYSKDETP, from the coding sequence GTGAAAGTGCGTCCGTTCGAAGAGGTAGTCGCCGAACACGGTGCGACGGTGCTGCGGGTGTGTCGTGCCGTGGTCGGACCATCCGACGCCGAGGACGCCTGGTCGGAAACCTTCCTTTCGGCGCTGCGGGCCTACCCGAAGCTCCCCGACGACGCGAACGTCGAGGCGTGGCTGGTGACCATCGCGCACCGCCGCGCGCTCGACGTTGGACGCGCGCGCAGCCGACGGCCCGTGCCCACCGACACCCTGCCCGACCACCCCACACCGCACGCCGATCCGGAGGCCGGAGACCCCGACCTGTGGGCGGCATTACGACAACTGCCGACCAAGCAACGCCAGGCCGTGGCCTACCACCACATCGCCGGCCTACCGTACGCCGAGATCGCCCCACTACTCGACAACTCTCCCGAAGCCGCCCGGCGCGCCGCGGCCGACGGCATCAAGGCTCTGCGAAAAATCTATTCGAAGGACGAAACACCATGA
- a CDS encoding GNAT family N-acetyltransferase, giving the protein MHFDVTPAVVADLPELADVAARTFPLACPPSASVDNIAAFIDENLSADRFRGYLTDPDRAVLVVREEARMVGYAMLVRADDGIELSKIYVLPGSHGAGASAALMAAALNTAKELGAESVWLGVNQQNERAQRFYAKQGFTISGTRTFQLGEGVENDYVMVRPV; this is encoded by the coding sequence TTGCACTTTGACGTGACCCCGGCCGTCGTCGCCGATCTTCCCGAACTCGCCGACGTCGCCGCGCGCACGTTTCCGCTGGCGTGCCCGCCGTCGGCGAGCGTCGACAACATCGCCGCATTCATCGACGAGAACCTGTCCGCGGACCGGTTTCGCGGTTACCTCACCGATCCCGATCGGGCAGTGCTCGTCGTCCGTGAGGAGGCGCGAATGGTGGGCTACGCCATGCTGGTTCGCGCCGACGACGGCATCGAACTCTCGAAGATCTACGTGCTGCCCGGCAGCCACGGCGCGGGTGCTTCTGCGGCGCTGATGGCGGCGGCACTGAATACCGCCAAGGAACTGGGCGCCGAGTCAGTGTGGCTGGGCGTCAACCAACAAAACGAACGCGCGCAACGCTTTTACGCCAAACAGGGGTTCACGATCAGCGGGACCCGCACGTTCCAGCTCGGCGAAGGCGTCGAAAACGACTACGTGATGGTTCGCCCCGTCTGA
- a CDS encoding DUF1679 domain-containing protein: MPLIPDDPSAITAGWLSEVLEADVSACKVEQIAIGVGLLGRLFRVHLEGGTDVPETVVVKLPTLDVTARVNLCEELECYLREVRFYLEIGTANPLPPARPYFAAFNENTHDFVLVLEDLARLRNADQLIGCNAGDAETVIDALARHHGHWWDNDRLSSLHWLKPFTAPPFTDVIVDNYRAAWPKFLEITGSDLSPPMRRFGERFASLMPWLIGEFSRGPLTFLHGDPRLDQLFFAVEDDDPPVTALDWQITARGRGAWDVSYFLTQSLTPETRRDVEDELITRYSRRLAEHGIDYPSAELRRDYRLTTAWCFIYPVMASGRIEIVNERNMELARTMLSRSVAAIEDHDCLSLRPD, translated from the coding sequence ATGCCGTTGATCCCCGACGATCCGTCAGCGATTACCGCCGGCTGGCTCAGCGAAGTGCTCGAAGCCGACGTGTCTGCATGCAAAGTCGAGCAGATCGCCATCGGCGTCGGCCTGCTGGGCCGACTGTTCCGGGTGCACCTCGAGGGCGGGACCGATGTTCCGGAAACGGTCGTCGTCAAGCTGCCGACGCTGGACGTGACGGCGCGGGTGAACCTCTGCGAAGAGCTCGAGTGCTACCTGCGTGAGGTCCGGTTCTACCTAGAAATCGGCACCGCCAACCCGCTGCCTCCGGCGCGGCCCTACTTCGCCGCCTTCAACGAGAACACGCACGATTTCGTTCTCGTGCTCGAGGATCTGGCCCGACTGCGAAACGCCGATCAGCTCATCGGATGCAACGCCGGGGATGCGGAAACAGTCATCGATGCACTGGCCCGGCACCATGGTCACTGGTGGGACAACGATCGGCTGTCCTCGCTGCACTGGCTGAAGCCCTTCACCGCGCCACCCTTCACCGACGTCATCGTCGACAACTACCGGGCTGCATGGCCGAAATTCCTCGAGATCACGGGGTCCGACCTGTCCCCTCCGATGCGCCGCTTCGGCGAGCGGTTCGCATCGTTGATGCCATGGCTGATCGGGGAGTTCAGCCGTGGACCCCTCACTTTCCTGCATGGCGACCCGCGGCTCGACCAGCTGTTCTTCGCCGTAGAGGACGACGACCCACCGGTGACCGCCTTGGACTGGCAAATCACGGCAAGGGGCCGGGGCGCTTGGGATGTCAGCTACTTTTTGACTCAAAGCCTCACTCCCGAGACGCGGCGCGACGTCGAGGACGAGCTCATCACGCGCTATTCCAGACGTCTCGCAGAACACGGAATCGATTACCCCAGTGCTGAATTGCGACGTGACTACCGGCTGACGACGGCTTGGTGCTTCATCTACCCGGTGATGGCAAGTGGCCGAATCGAAATTGTCAACGAACGCAATATGGAGCTGGCGCGCACCATGCTCAGTCGTTCCGTGGCGGCCATCGAAGACCATGACTGCCTGTCGCTGAGACCAGACTGA
- a CDS encoding PPOX class F420-dependent oxidoreductase, which yields MKLNDAARQLIGAGTDAILVTLNPDGSPQVSTIWMALESTPEGDELVSAHLNEYRKTRNVRRDPRVAVTILGPERPGQLRDYLTVTGVARIVEGGAPELLKQLAKVMLGSDEHFPPPNAPAGLLTRVRIEKIGGSGPWVS from the coding sequence ATGAAGCTCAACGACGCCGCCCGCCAGCTCATCGGGGCGGGCACCGACGCCATCTTGGTAACGCTCAACCCCGACGGCAGCCCGCAGGTCTCCACGATCTGGATGGCGCTGGAATCGACGCCCGAGGGCGACGAGCTCGTCTCGGCTCACCTCAACGAGTACCGGAAGACCCGCAACGTACGCCGCGATCCGCGCGTGGCGGTGACAATCCTAGGCCCCGAGCGGCCCGGCCAACTCAGGGACTATCTGACGGTCACCGGCGTCGCGCGGATCGTCGAAGGCGGTGCTCCGGAACTACTCAAGCAGCTGGCCAAGGTGATGCTGGGCAGCGACGAGCACTTCCCGCCGCCCAACGCGCCGGCCGGACTTCTCACGCGGGTGCGCATCGAGAAGATCGGCGGCTCGGGACCATGGGTGTCCTGA
- a CDS encoding alpha/beta hydrolase gives MQRRRPIRVLSTSALVVSVFLAGCAPGLAANPRFATDSGAQPQGQPETTKAPEGPPPIEPPKNDLSWRDCTSRISSDASVPPIAGVKFDCATYDAELDPIKGATGTISIGVVRATTDETPADAGPLVMTTGSDLPTSMQLPVWLTQSGADVLKTRPVVAVDRRGIGMSGALDCRDLYDRNAMLDQAQFQPGDDPVANLGEITQAATTSCTDTIAPGDSAYDNSHAAEDIERLRSTWDVPTLALYGIGNGAQVALAYAGSHPNKVARLVLDSPLPLGIAAEAAMEQRVKGEQSALDAWAAQCVAINCSLGADPKGAVTAVLNQVRGYNANDGSVATVADAIATALAYPRGDRIAVTNRLASAVAGARSGDWNAMNTLVTEAEALRGTDGQFVNSCSDSLNRPTPDRVRELVVAWEKVYPQFGQVGALELVQCLNWPSGAAPQEPMNLKTPVLLLGGQHDPIVGNEGVAAVAATVINAGAANRRVIWQGIGHGAAIYSSCALPPVTGYLDSGKLPETDTFCPA, from the coding sequence ATGCAGCGGCGTCGTCCGATACGGGTGTTGAGCACTTCAGCGCTCGTGGTATCGGTTTTTCTTGCCGGTTGCGCCCCTGGTCTGGCTGCCAATCCGCGCTTCGCCACCGATTCCGGCGCCCAACCCCAGGGTCAGCCGGAGACCACCAAGGCACCCGAGGGCCCACCACCGATCGAGCCACCCAAGAACGACCTGTCGTGGCGTGACTGCACCTCGCGGATCTCGTCCGACGCGTCGGTCCCCCCGATCGCCGGGGTGAAGTTCGATTGCGCGACCTATGACGCCGAACTCGACCCCATCAAGGGCGCTACGGGCACGATCAGCATCGGCGTAGTCCGCGCGACGACCGATGAAACCCCCGCCGACGCCGGACCGCTCGTGATGACGACGGGTTCGGATCTGCCTACCTCGATGCAGCTGCCGGTCTGGCTGACGCAGTCGGGTGCCGACGTGCTCAAGACGCGGCCCGTCGTGGCGGTCGACCGTCGCGGCATCGGGATGTCAGGTGCGCTGGACTGCCGCGATCTGTACGACCGCAACGCGATGCTCGATCAGGCCCAGTTCCAGCCGGGCGACGACCCCGTCGCCAATCTCGGCGAGATCACCCAGGCCGCGACGACGAGCTGCACCGACACCATCGCCCCTGGAGACTCGGCCTACGACAACTCGCACGCCGCCGAGGACATCGAGCGCCTCCGAAGCACCTGGGACGTACCGACGTTGGCGCTCTACGGCATCGGCAACGGCGCCCAGGTGGCGTTGGCCTACGCGGGTAGCCACCCCAACAAGGTGGCCCGGCTGGTGCTCGATTCCCCACTTCCGCTCGGCATCGCCGCCGAAGCCGCAATGGAACAGCGTGTGAAGGGCGAACAATCCGCACTCGATGCGTGGGCCGCCCAATGCGTGGCGATCAACTGCTCGTTGGGTGCCGACCCCAAGGGTGCCGTGACGGCAGTACTGAACCAGGTGCGCGGATACAACGCCAACGACGGGTCGGTAGCCACCGTCGCCGACGCGATCGCCACGGCGCTGGCGTACCCACGTGGCGATCGCATAGCCGTCACCAACAGGCTCGCCTCAGCGGTCGCCGGCGCCCGCTCTGGGGACTGGAACGCGATGAACACCCTGGTCACCGAAGCCGAGGCGTTGCGCGGCACCGACGGCCAGTTCGTCAACAGCTGCAGCGACTCACTGAACCGGCCCACCCCCGACCGGGTCCGTGAACTCGTGGTGGCGTGGGAGAAGGTCTACCCGCAGTTCGGCCAGGTCGGCGCGCTCGAGTTGGTGCAATGCCTGAACTGGCCCAGCGGCGCGGCCCCGCAGGAGCCGATGAATCTCAAGACCCCCGTGCTGCTGTTGGGTGGCCAGCACGATCCGATCGTCGGCAACGAAGGCGTGGCCGCCGTCGCGGCGACAGTGATCAACGCCGGCGCGGCCAACAGACGGGTGATATGGCAGGGCATCGGCCACGGGGCGGCCATCTACTCGTCCTGCGCACTGCCGCCGGTGACCGGCTATCTGGACAGCGGCAAGCTGCCCGAGACCGACACGTTCTGCCCCGCCTGA
- a CDS encoding polyketide cyclase, whose protein sequence is MTERIEVPRTIPAPAADIFAVLCDPQGHVAIDATGMLQDADGDPAHAVGDSFVVHMDREALNDYPLGKYDVTVSITEFEQDRLIAWTIFGQLKPDIGHVYGYRLEPVDGGTLVTSFYDWSNIDQHWRDANIFPIVSELALRGTLGILDRTVRRGYPKASTKG, encoded by the coding sequence ATGACCGAACGTATCGAGGTGCCACGCACCATCCCCGCCCCCGCTGCCGACATCTTCGCTGTGTTGTGCGACCCGCAGGGGCACGTCGCGATCGACGCCACCGGGATGCTGCAGGACGCTGACGGCGATCCTGCCCACGCGGTCGGCGACAGCTTCGTCGTACACATGGATCGCGAGGCGCTCAACGACTATCCGCTCGGTAAATACGACGTCACCGTCTCCATCACCGAGTTCGAACAGGACCGGTTGATCGCGTGGACCATCTTCGGTCAACTCAAGCCGGACATCGGGCACGTCTACGGCTACCGCTTGGAACCCGTCGACGGTGGAACGCTGGTCACATCGTTCTACGACTGGTCGAACATCGACCAGCATTGGCGCGATGCCAACATCTTCCCGATTGTTTCGGAGCTCGCGTTGCGCGGCACCCTGGGCATCCTCGATCGCACGGTCAGGCGCGGCTACCCAAAGGCGTCAACCAAAGGTTGA
- a CDS encoding pyrimidine reductase family protein: MLFMADTTAGVQFTALGPDGPAIDSADGRLSDFYAYPDDLQACWVRGNMIASLDGAATADGKAGGLAGGGDRSMFALMRHSADVILVGAATVRVENYSGAQVPLAARHARQRRGQAEVPPIAVVTRTGALDPDALFFTRTEVPPLILTCADSLDDTRQRLGAVSEVLNASGPRSDSVDNATALKLLAERKLFRVLSEGGPLLLSQLIEDDLLDELCLTVAPILVGGSGRRIAAGAGEVHTKMRPAHLLSDDEGYLYTRYVRAR, translated from the coding sequence ATGCTGTTCATGGCCGATACCACCGCTGGCGTGCAATTCACCGCGTTGGGGCCTGACGGTCCCGCGATCGACAGCGCCGACGGCCGGCTGTCCGACTTCTACGCATACCCCGACGACCTGCAGGCGTGTTGGGTCCGCGGCAACATGATCGCCAGCCTCGACGGTGCCGCCACCGCCGACGGCAAGGCCGGTGGTCTGGCCGGGGGCGGTGACCGCAGCATGTTCGCCCTCATGCGCCACAGCGCCGACGTCATCCTGGTCGGCGCCGCCACCGTCAGGGTCGAGAACTACTCCGGCGCCCAGGTGCCGCTCGCTGCGCGCCACGCCCGGCAACGCCGCGGACAGGCCGAAGTGCCGCCCATCGCGGTCGTCACGCGCACCGGCGCCCTCGACCCCGACGCCCTGTTCTTCACCCGCACCGAGGTGCCGCCGCTGATCCTGACGTGCGCCGACTCCCTCGACGACACCAGACAGCGGCTGGGCGCGGTGTCCGAGGTGCTGAACGCATCTGGGCCGCGGTCCGATTCGGTCGACAACGCGACCGCGCTGAAGCTGCTCGCCGAACGCAAGCTGTTTCGCGTGCTCTCCGAGGGCGGCCCGCTGCTGCTCAGCCAGTTGATCGAGGATGACCTGCTCGACGAACTCTGTCTGACGGTGGCGCCCATCCTGGTCGGCGGTTCCGGACGGCGCATCGCGGCAGGCGCCGGCGAGGTGCACACCAAGATGCGGCCCGCGCACCTGCTGTCCGACGACGAGGGCTACCTCTACACCCGCTATGTCCGGGCGCGTTAA
- a CDS encoding methylated-DNA--[protein]-cysteine S-methyltransferase, translating to MSTNLFDELHVDDDTMSRLHTRLEQAAEADGALDVAYRTIDTPVGTLLLAATTVGLVRVAYDIEGHDAVLNRLADTVSPRILRSPSRLEDVARQIDEYFAKRRTAFEVRVDLRLADGFRRAVVEHLRDIDYGRRESYATVAAAIGRPRAVRAVGTACAHNPLPVVIPCHRVVRSDGSAGQYVGGPLAKSTLLELEAG from the coding sequence ATGAGCACCAACCTCTTCGACGAACTGCATGTCGATGACGACACGATGTCGCGGTTGCACACACGGCTCGAGCAGGCGGCAGAAGCCGACGGGGCGCTCGACGTCGCCTACCGCACGATCGACACCCCCGTCGGCACGCTACTGCTGGCCGCGACGACGGTCGGCCTGGTCCGCGTGGCCTATGACATCGAGGGCCACGACGCGGTCCTGAACAGGCTCGCCGACACCGTGAGCCCTCGGATTCTGCGCTCTCCGTCGCGACTCGAGGACGTGGCACGGCAGATCGACGAGTATTTCGCCAAGCGCCGCACCGCTTTCGAGGTCCGAGTCGATCTCCGGCTGGCCGACGGCTTCCGGCGCGCCGTCGTCGAGCACTTGCGCGACATCGACTACGGCCGGCGGGAAAGCTATGCGACCGTCGCCGCGGCGATCGGCCGTCCGCGCGCGGTCCGCGCCGTCGGCACAGCTTGCGCCCATAACCCGCTCCCGGTGGTCATCCCCTGTCACCGCGTGGTGCGCTCCGACGGGTCGGCGGGTCAGTACGTCGGCGGGCCTCTGGCCAAGTCGACACTGCTCGAACTCGAAGCCGGCTGA
- a CDS encoding helix-turn-helix domain-containing protein encodes MSSEQVDPTTTKPVLLRQAIAFIHENAHRDITLSDIAAYVNVTPRSVQYTFRRYVGATPLEYLRGLRLSRAHRELQAADPSVDTVMAIAGRWGFGHAGRFSSMYKRKFGNSPSETLRR; translated from the coding sequence ATGTCCTCTGAACAAGTCGACCCGACGACCACCAAACCCGTCCTGCTGCGGCAGGCGATCGCGTTCATCCACGAGAACGCGCATCGCGATATCACGCTGAGCGACATCGCGGCATACGTGAACGTCACACCGCGATCCGTTCAGTACACGTTCCGGCGCTATGTCGGTGCGACGCCGCTGGAGTATCTGCGTGGGCTGAGACTCAGCAGGGCGCACCGCGAATTGCAGGCCGCCGACCCCTCGGTCGACACCGTCATGGCCATCGCGGGCAGGTGGGGTTTCGGGCACGCGGGACGGTTCAGCAGTATGTACAAACGCAAGTTCGGCAACTCGCCGAGCGAGACGCTGCGCCGCTAA